In one window of Photorhabdus laumondii subsp. laumondii DNA:
- a CDS encoding DMT family transporter, giving the protein MNGFVYLAMAIVAEVIATASLKASDGFSKLFPSILVIVGYGIAFWGLSQVVKVVPLGIAYAIWSGLGIVLVSIAAIFLYQQKLDWAAILGMALIVAGVMVINLLSNSSAH; this is encoded by the coding sequence ATGAATGGATTTGTATATTTAGCAATGGCAATTGTTGCTGAGGTTATCGCAACGGCTTCATTAAAAGCCTCTGATGGGTTTAGTAAATTATTCCCTTCTATACTGGTCATTGTTGGATACGGTATCGCTTTCTGGGGGTTATCTCAGGTGGTCAAAGTTGTGCCATTAGGAATTGCTTACGCCATATGGTCTGGCTTGGGTATTGTGTTGGTTTCTATTGCCGCGATATTTTTATATCAACAGAAGCTGGATTGGGCGGCTATTTTAGGTATGGCTCTTATTGTTGCCGGTGTAATGGTAATAAACCTGCTTTCTAACAGCAGTGCACATTAA
- a CDS encoding DUF333 domain-containing protein: MLNASNKKGFQTVLLGVLFSIAVLAGCSRQTGKTATQYQGIQYSQPENSQPAVALRDNARAICSYVGGMPALAIQLNGAQIPVCQLANGKRCDERALLQGSCASS, translated from the coding sequence ATGTTAAATGCCAGTAATAAGAAAGGATTCCAGACAGTGTTATTAGGAGTCCTCTTTAGTATTGCTGTATTAGCGGGTTGTAGTCGCCAGACAGGGAAAACAGCGACTCAATATCAGGGGATACAATACTCTCAACCGGAAAATTCTCAACCGGCAGTTGCTCTTAGGGATAATGCCAGAGCAATCTGTTCTTATGTAGGTGGCATGCCTGCATTAGCAATACAATTAAATGGTGCGCAAATACCTGTTTGCCAGTTGGCAAATGGTAAGCGTTGTGATGAAAGGGCATTGTTGCAAGGTTCTTGTGCGTCAAGTTGA
- a CDS encoding D-amino acid dehydrogenase, which yields MKILILGSGVIGVTSAWYLVQQGHEVTVIDRQGSAAEETSAANAGQISPGYATPWGAPGIPLKAIKWMFQRHAPLAIRPDGSLFQLRWMWQMLRNCDASHYAINKSRMVRLAEYSRDCIKQLRADTGIQYEGRQRGTLQLFRTNKQFDNAVNDIAVLEQEGVPYNLLTADKLATVEPALAHAAHKLTGGLQLPNDETGDCQLFTKELVKMAEAAGVTFLFNKQVKQLLVEGHRIIGVQCEDGVMTADNYVVAMGAYSTELLKGLVKIPVYPLKGYSLTMPIVDAERAPVSTALDETYKIAITRFDNRIRVGGMAEVVGFNLNLLKARHETLKMVVQDLYPGGGDITQTHFWTGLRPMTPDGTPIVGPTEYHNLYLNTGHGTLGWTMACGSSQLLADIISGKKPAIASDDLSVFRYVNGFNTKLVPFSHQLHTELRG from the coding sequence ATGAAAATCCTTATTTTAGGTAGTGGTGTTATTGGTGTAACCAGTGCCTGGTATTTGGTACAGCAAGGTCATGAAGTCACTGTCATTGATCGCCAGGGAAGTGCTGCTGAGGAAACCAGTGCGGCGAATGCCGGGCAGATCTCACCGGGATACGCAACCCCGTGGGGAGCGCCGGGTATTCCATTGAAAGCGATTAAGTGGATGTTTCAACGTCATGCTCCATTGGCTATTCGTCCGGATGGATCGCTGTTTCAGTTACGCTGGATGTGGCAGATGTTGCGTAATTGTGATGCAAGTCACTATGCGATAAATAAGAGCCGGATGGTACGATTGGCAGAGTACAGTCGTGACTGTATCAAACAGTTGAGGGCTGATACGGGTATTCAATACGAAGGGCGTCAGAGAGGCACGCTTCAGTTATTCCGCACCAATAAGCAGTTTGATAATGCGGTGAATGACATCGCCGTTCTTGAACAGGAAGGTGTTCCTTACAATTTATTAACGGCAGATAAACTCGCGACAGTAGAGCCGGCATTGGCGCATGCCGCTCACAAACTGACGGGGGGCTTACAATTACCGAACGACGAAACGGGTGATTGCCAGCTTTTTACCAAAGAGTTGGTAAAAATGGCAGAAGCGGCAGGTGTAACGTTTTTGTTTAATAAACAGGTCAAACAGTTATTGGTGGAAGGGCATCGGATTATCGGCGTCCAGTGCGAAGATGGTGTTATGACAGCAGACAACTATGTTGTTGCAATGGGAGCTTATTCCACTGAATTACTGAAAGGTCTTGTCAAAATTCCGGTATATCCACTGAAAGGTTATTCATTAACTATGCCTATTGTCGATGCGGAACGGGCTCCGGTATCTACTGCATTGGATGAAACATACAAAATTGCGATTACCCGGTTTGATAACCGTATTCGTGTGGGTGGAATGGCAGAAGTTGTCGGTTTCAATTTGAATCTGCTTAAAGCACGTCATGAAACATTGAAAATGGTGGTGCAAGACCTTTATCCAGGTGGTGGCGATATTACTCAGACTCATTTTTGGACAGGATTACGTCCAATGACGCCAGATGGTACGCCAATTGTTGGTCCGACTGAATATCACAATCTCTACCTAAATACAGGGCATGGTACATTGGGATGGACAATGGCATGCGGTTCCAGTCAATTACTGGCGGATATTATTTCGGGTAAAAAGCCTGCTATTGCATCTGATGATTTATCCGTATTTCGTTATGTTAATGGTTTTAATACAAAATTGGTGCCATTTAGCCATCAATTACACACTGAACTGAGAGGCTAA
- the nhaB gene encoding sodium/proton antiporter NhaB has translation METSILKTAVKNFLGNSPDWYKLAIIIFLIINPLIFFFINPFVTGWLLVIEFIFTLAMALKCYPLQPGGLLAIEAVIIGMTSPQQVGHEIANNLEVVLLLIFMVAGIYFMKQLLLFAFTKLLLSIKSKRMLALAFCLASAFLSAFLDALTVIAVVISVSLGFYSIYNNFITDQNDVINAKHDNHIDTAKKKQTLEQFRAFLRSLMMHAGVGTALGGVMTMVGEPQNLIIAKNVNWDFVTFFIRMAPITLPVFICGLLVCFLVEHFKLFGYGTELPERVRQVLEDYDKKTSAKRTHKEKAQLIAQALIGIWLIVALAFHLAEVGLIGLSVIILTTSFCGITEEHALGKAFEEALPFTALLTVFFSIVAVIVDQQLFTPFIQFVLQVSETSQLSLFYLFNGLLSSVSDNVFVGTVYINEARTAMQEGLISHKQFEYLAVAINTGTNLPSVATPNGQAAFLFLLTSTLSPLIRLSYGRMVIMALPYTIVMTLVGLLCVEFLLIPVTDMMVHWGLIALP, from the coding sequence ATGGAAACCAGTATCCTAAAAACAGCGGTAAAAAACTTTCTCGGCAACTCGCCAGATTGGTATAAGCTCGCTATCATCATCTTTCTCATCATCAACCCATTGATATTCTTTTTTATTAATCCATTTGTCACAGGCTGGCTGCTTGTTATCGAATTTATCTTTACGTTAGCAATGGCACTTAAATGTTACCCGTTACAACCGGGTGGCCTGTTGGCAATTGAAGCGGTCATCATCGGCATGACCTCCCCGCAACAAGTCGGTCATGAAATTGCTAATAACTTGGAAGTTGTACTGTTACTGATATTTATGGTCGCAGGAATTTACTTTATGAAGCAATTACTATTATTTGCTTTCACTAAACTCCTGCTCTCCATAAAATCTAAACGTATGCTTGCCTTAGCATTCTGCCTAGCCAGCGCATTCCTGTCAGCATTTCTTGATGCTCTGACAGTTATCGCGGTAGTTATTAGTGTTTCCCTTGGCTTCTATTCTATCTACAACAACTTCATTACTGATCAGAATGATGTCATTAACGCTAAACATGACAATCACATTGATACAGCAAAAAAGAAACAAACTCTTGAACAGTTTCGCGCTTTTTTGCGCAGTCTAATGATGCATGCAGGGGTAGGCACTGCACTTGGTGGTGTGATGACGATGGTAGGAGAACCCCAAAATCTGATTATCGCCAAAAACGTTAATTGGGATTTTGTCACCTTCTTTATTCGCATGGCTCCAATTACCCTACCTGTCTTTATCTGCGGGCTACTAGTCTGTTTTCTGGTCGAACACTTTAAACTGTTCGGTTATGGTACAGAATTGCCAGAACGCGTCCGACAGGTATTGGAAGATTACGATAAAAAAACCAGCGCAAAACGAACACATAAAGAAAAAGCACAGCTTATTGCTCAAGCGCTAATCGGTATATGGCTCATTGTCGCGCTGGCGTTTCATCTGGCAGAAGTTGGTCTGATTGGCCTTTCCGTCATTATTCTAACCACGTCGTTCTGTGGTATTACCGAAGAACATGCACTGGGTAAGGCATTTGAAGAGGCACTACCGTTCACGGCATTACTGACTGTATTCTTTTCTATCGTTGCCGTCATTGTTGACCAGCAACTGTTTACGCCATTTATTCAGTTCGTATTACAGGTTTCTGAAACTTCTCAACTTTCCCTGTTCTATCTGTTCAATGGCTTACTCTCATCAGTATCAGATAACGTATTTGTCGGTACGGTTTATATCAATGAAGCAAGAACTGCGATGCAAGAGGGCCTGATTTCACATAAACAATTTGAATATCTGGCTGTTGCGATTAATACCGGCACAAACCTGCCTTCCGTTGCCACACCTAACGGACAAGCTGCATTTCTATTCCTGTTGACGTCGACATTATCGCCATTGATTCGTTTATCTTATGGCCGCATGGTGATAATGGCACTACCTTATACCATTGTCATGACGCTGGTCGGTTTGCTGTGTGTAGAATTTCTGCTAATTCCAGTCACTGACATGATGGTTCATTGGGGCCTAATTGCTTTGCCATAA
- the zntB gene encoding zinc transporter ZntB encodes METIYGSSLKEADAVYACQFDGQGGMTPIDMNGVATPVQPFWQHLDYRNPKSYRWLMDTDLLPETVKAGLAGESLRPKIMRTGDGTMITFRTINNSESERPDQLVVFRIYINSQIVISSRHRKVHSLEQVLSDLQNGIGAKTTGHWLVEMVDAITDEVGNFIEDLHDNLIELENMILEQRIPGRGGLALLRKQLIILRRYMAPQRDVFARLASEKLLWMSDEDRYRMQEISDRLGRELDDLDGCIARTAIISDEITSMMADAMNRRTYTMSLLAMIFLPTTFLTGLFGVNLGGIPGNEYYLGFAIFCLLLFGLVLFVAWWLKKSKWL; translated from the coding sequence GTGGAAACCATTTATGGCTCATCATTGAAAGAGGCTGATGCAGTCTATGCTTGTCAGTTTGATGGTCAAGGCGGCATGACACCAATTGACATGAATGGAGTAGCCACACCAGTTCAACCTTTTTGGCAACATTTGGATTACCGTAACCCCAAGAGCTACCGCTGGCTAATGGACACTGATTTGTTACCAGAAACGGTTAAAGCGGGGTTGGCTGGAGAGAGTCTTAGGCCGAAAATAATGCGTACCGGCGATGGTACGATGATTACATTTCGAACAATTAATAACAGTGAGAGTGAACGCCCTGATCAATTAGTGGTATTTCGTATTTATATTAATTCTCAGATCGTCATTTCCAGTCGCCATCGTAAAGTTCATTCGCTTGAACAGGTACTGAGTGATTTACAAAATGGTATAGGTGCGAAAACGACCGGGCATTGGTTGGTTGAAATGGTTGATGCAATAACCGATGAAGTGGGTAATTTTATTGAAGATCTTCATGACAATCTGATTGAGCTTGAGAATATGATTCTTGAGCAACGGATACCTGGGCGGGGTGGGTTAGCTTTGTTGCGTAAACAATTGATTATTCTGCGTCGTTATATGGCACCTCAGAGAGATGTATTTGCCCGGCTTGCGAGTGAAAAATTACTTTGGATGAGTGATGAAGATCGTTACCGAATGCAGGAAATATCTGATCGCTTGGGAAGAGAATTGGATGATTTGGATGGTTGTATTGCTCGCACGGCAATTATTTCAGATGAAATTACATCGATGATGGCGGATGCGATGAATCGGCGTACTTATACTATGTCATTACTTGCTATGATTTTTTTACCGACAACATTCCTGACCGGATTATTTGGTGTCAACCTTGGTGGTATTCCTGGCAATGAATATTATTTAGGTTTTGCTATCTTTTGCTTATTGTTATTCGGGTTGGTTTTATTTGTTGCGTGGTGGTTAAAGAAAAGTAAATGGTTGTGA
- the tpx gene encoding thiol peroxidase, which yields MTQTVKFQGNDISVSGQFPKSGEKAQDFTLTAKDLSDVSLSHYAGKRKVLNIFPSIDTGVCAASVRKFNQVASDLENTVVLCISADLPFAQSRFCGAEGLSNVVTLSTLRGGTFSEDYGVAISGSPLSGLTARAVIVLDESDNVIYSQLVDEITNEPDYDSALAALK from the coding sequence ATGACACAAACAGTAAAATTTCAAGGCAATGATATCTCCGTAAGCGGCCAGTTCCCAAAATCAGGGGAAAAAGCGCAAGATTTTACTCTGACAGCCAAAGATCTCTCCGATGTCTCTCTTAGCCACTATGCCGGAAAGCGTAAAGTGCTGAATATTTTCCCAAGTATCGATACCGGTGTTTGTGCGGCATCAGTACGCAAATTTAATCAGGTAGCGAGTGATTTGGAAAATACCGTCGTACTGTGCATTTCTGCCGACCTGCCTTTTGCTCAGTCCCGTTTCTGTGGTGCGGAAGGGTTATCAAATGTCGTCACGCTGTCTACCCTGCGTGGCGGTACTTTCAGTGAAGATTATGGCGTTGCCATCAGCGGTAGTCCTCTGAGTGGTCTCACAGCCCGTGCAGTCATTGTGCTTGATGAAAGCGATAACGTGATTTATAGCCAACTGGTTGATGAAATCACTAATGAGCCAGATTACGATAGCGCACTGGCCGCACTGAAATAA
- a CDS encoding peptide ABC transporter substrate-binding protein has translation MRYFNLISCALLINSSLITVSAFAAEVPSGTQLNDKQELVRHLKDEPASLDPINAVGLTEAQVQRDLFEGLVNQDAYGNAIPGVAIAWKTADNKTWFFTLRSDARWSNGEPVTATDFVYSWQRLVTPANTSSFAWFAALAGIENAQEIIDGKLLPAKLGVEAIDKHTLKVTLNRPVPYFPNLTANFSLYPVNKKVVEKYGKEWIKVGHLVGNGAFELHDRIVNEKIVLTSNPYYWDHKKTVLTKVTFVPINQESHATKRYLADDLDITESFPKNMYKKLQHELSGQVYTPDQLGTYYYAFNTQRAPTNDARVRKALSMTIDRKIIAEKVLATGEKPAWHFTPDVTAGFHPVISDMEQHTQAELDQQAKVLLHAAGYGPNNPLKLSLLYNNSENHQKIAIAIASMWKKKLGVQVNLVNQEWKTYIDSRNTGNFDVIRASWVGDYNEPSTFLSLLTSTHSGNIAKFHQANYDKLLQSASLRTDDGLRNDDYNKAEQMIAEQAPIAPIYQYTNGRLIKPWLKGYPITNPEDVAYSHTMYIIKH, from the coding sequence ATGCGCTATTTCAATTTGATTTCTTGTGCACTACTTATCAATAGTTCTCTTATCACCGTTTCTGCTTTTGCTGCGGAAGTTCCTTCTGGCACTCAGCTTAATGACAAACAGGAACTGGTTCGTCACCTAAAAGACGAACCGGCATCCTTAGACCCGATTAATGCCGTGGGTTTGACCGAGGCGCAAGTTCAGCGTGATCTGTTTGAAGGGCTGGTGAATCAGGACGCGTATGGCAATGCGATTCCCGGTGTAGCAATAGCGTGGAAAACAGCAGACAACAAAACTTGGTTTTTTACCCTGCGTTCTGATGCCCGTTGGTCAAACGGCGAACCCGTTACCGCGACAGATTTTGTATATAGTTGGCAGCGGTTGGTCACTCCGGCTAATACGTCATCTTTTGCTTGGTTTGCCGCACTAGCAGGTATTGAAAATGCTCAGGAAATTATTGACGGTAAACTGCTACCAGCAAAACTGGGTGTTGAAGCCATTGACAAGCACACATTAAAGGTGACGTTAAACCGGCCTGTGCCTTATTTTCCCAACCTGACTGCGAATTTCAGTCTCTATCCGGTCAATAAGAAAGTAGTTGAAAAATATGGGAAAGAGTGGATAAAGGTTGGTCATTTGGTGGGGAATGGGGCTTTCGAATTACATGATAGAATTGTTAATGAGAAAATCGTTCTGACATCAAACCCTTATTACTGGGATCATAAAAAAACCGTCCTGACCAAAGTCACATTCGTACCCATTAATCAAGAATCGCACGCGACTAAACGCTATCTGGCGGATGATTTGGATATCACCGAATCCTTCCCGAAAAATATGTATAAAAAATTGCAGCATGAATTATCTGGGCAAGTCTATACGCCGGATCAGTTGGGGACCTATTATTACGCTTTTAACACCCAACGTGCACCAACGAATGATGCCAGAGTGCGTAAAGCGCTTTCTATGACCATTGACCGTAAAATTATTGCGGAAAAAGTCTTGGCGACAGGGGAGAAACCTGCCTGGCATTTTACGCCGGATGTGACCGCGGGTTTCCATCCTGTGATCAGTGACATGGAACAACATACGCAAGCAGAATTGGACCAACAGGCTAAAGTTTTGTTACACGCGGCGGGTTACGGTCCGAACAATCCACTGAAACTTTCTCTACTCTATAATAATTCCGAAAATCACCAAAAAATTGCGATTGCGATTGCTTCTATGTGGAAGAAAAAGTTGGGTGTACAAGTGAATTTGGTGAATCAGGAATGGAAAACGTATATTGATAGCCGTAACACAGGCAATTTTGATGTTATTCGTGCATCTTGGGTGGGTGATTATAACGAGCCCTCGACATTTCTAAGCCTGCTAACTTCAACGCATAGTGGCAATATTGCTAAATTCCATCAGGCAAATTACGACAAACTACTACAATCTGCTAGTTTGCGAACAGATGATGGCTTAAGAAACGATGACTATAACAAAGCGGAGCAAATGATTGCTGAACAGGCACCTATTGCACCGATTTATCAGTACACTAACGGCAGGTTGATAAAACCTTGGTTAAAAGGATACCCGATCACCAATCCGGAAGACGTGGCATATAGTCATACTATGTACATAATTAAACACTAA
- the fadR gene encoding fatty acid metabolism transcriptional regulator FadR has protein sequence MVIKAQSPAGFAEEYIIESIWNGRFPPGSILPAERELSELIGVTRTTLREVLQRLARDGWLTIQHGKPTKVNNFWETSGLNILETLARLDHDRVPELIDNLLAVRTNIAAIFIRTAFKHNPGNSLEVLAEKEHVEDNSESFSMLDYDIFRGLAFASGNPIYGLIINGLKGLYTRIGRYYFSNPEARKLALNFYQQLVILCRDQSYDNVMECVRNYGKESGVIWHSMQSTMPSDLSEVYR, from the coding sequence ATGGTCATTAAGGCTCAAAGTCCCGCAGGTTTTGCGGAAGAGTATATTATTGAGAGTATATGGAACGGCCGTTTTCCTCCAGGCTCTATTCTTCCGGCAGAACGTGAATTATCTGAGTTAATTGGTGTGACAAGGACCACCCTGCGTGAAGTATTGCAGCGTTTGGCACGTGATGGATGGTTAACAATTCAGCATGGCAAACCAACAAAAGTGAATAACTTTTGGGAAACATCGGGTCTTAATATTTTAGAGACTCTGGCCCGTCTTGATCACGATCGCGTTCCTGAGTTGATTGATAATCTACTGGCGGTGAGAACGAATATTGCAGCGATATTTATTCGCACGGCTTTTAAGCATAATCCGGGTAACTCATTGGAAGTACTGGCAGAAAAGGAGCATGTGGAAGATAATTCAGAGTCATTTAGTATGCTAGATTATGATATTTTCCGTGGTTTAGCTTTTGCTTCAGGTAATCCAATTTACGGCCTTATTATCAATGGGTTGAAAGGGCTATATACCCGTATAGGGCGTTATTACTTCTCTAATCCTGAGGCGCGTAAATTGGCGCTGAATTTTTATCAGCAATTGGTGATATTATGTCGTGATCAATCTTACGATAACGTCATGGAATGTGTACGTAACTATGGTAAAGAGAGTGGTGTCATTTGGCACAGTATGCAAAGTACGATGCCAAGTGATTTGTCTGAAGTGTATCGCTGA
- the ttcA gene encoding tRNA 2-thiocytidine(32) synthetase TtcA, with product MSVVDQKQQYNLNKLQKRLRRDVGQAIADFNMIEEGDRIMVCLSGGKDSYTLLSILQNLQKSAPVNFSLVAVNLDQKQPGFPEHILPAYLGELGVEYKIVEENTYGIVKEKIPEGKTTCSLCSRLRRGILYRTATELGATKIALGHHRDDILQTLFLNMFYGGKLKGMPPKLMSDDGKHIVIRPLAYCREKDIERYATAKAFPIIPCNLCGSQPNLQRQVIKDMLREWDKRYPGRIETMFRAVQNVVPSHLSDFNLFDFKSITHGSEVIDGGDLAFDREELPMQPVVDIEDQPNYQSERLDIIEVK from the coding sequence GTGTCCGTGGTGGATCAAAAACAACAATATAATCTGAACAAATTACAGAAGCGTTTACGCCGTGATGTCGGTCAAGCAATCGCTGATTTCAATATGATTGAGGAAGGCGATCGTATTATGGTCTGCCTTTCTGGTGGTAAAGACAGCTATACCCTGCTATCTATCCTGCAAAATCTGCAAAAAAGTGCTCCGGTTAATTTTTCACTTGTTGCAGTTAATCTGGATCAGAAACAACCCGGCTTTCCTGAGCATATCCTTCCCGCTTATCTGGGTGAACTGGGTGTCGAATATAAAATTGTCGAAGAAAACACTTATGGCATAGTGAAAGAAAAAATACCCGAAGGTAAAACAACTTGTTCACTCTGTTCCCGCCTGCGCCGTGGCATTTTATATCGTACAGCCACTGAGTTGGGCGCAACGAAAATTGCATTAGGCCATCACCGTGATGATATTTTGCAAACCCTATTTCTCAACATGTTTTATGGCGGCAAACTAAAAGGTATGCCACCAAAGTTGATGAGTGATGATGGTAAACATATTGTCATTCGCCCTCTCGCTTATTGTCGCGAGAAAGATATTGAGCGCTATGCAACCGCCAAAGCATTCCCGATCATTCCTTGTAATCTCTGTGGTTCGCAACCCAATCTGCAACGCCAGGTTATCAAGGATATGTTACGGGAATGGGATAAGCGTTATCCGGGCAGAATTGAAACCATGTTTCGTGCAGTGCAAAATGTTGTTCCGTCACATCTCAGCGATTTTAATCTGTTTGATTTTAAGAGTATCACTCACGGCAGCGAGGTGATTGATGGTGGTGATCTCGCCTTTGACCGCGAGGAATTACCCATGCAACCCGTTGTTGATATAGAAGATCAACCCAATTATCAATCAGAACGGTTGGATATTATTGAAGTCAAATAG
- the dsbB gene encoding disulfide bond formation protein DsbB codes for MMRFLNHCSQGRSAWLLMILTALILESSALYFQHVMKLQPCVMCIYERVALFGVLSAGILGVIAPKTPLRWLAIILWIYSAWGGLQLAWQHTMMQLHPSPFNTCDFFVNFPSWLALNQWLPSVFEATGDCSVRQWQFLTLEMPQWLVGIFAAYLVVAALVLISQFFSRK; via the coding sequence ATGATGCGATTTTTGAACCACTGTTCTCAAGGACGAAGCGCATGGCTGTTAATGATTTTGACTGCCCTGATACTAGAAAGCTCGGCATTATATTTTCAACATGTGATGAAATTACAACCCTGTGTGATGTGTATTTATGAGCGGGTTGCTCTGTTTGGTGTGTTGAGCGCTGGGATATTAGGTGTAATCGCACCAAAAACGCCGTTACGCTGGCTGGCTATTATTTTGTGGATCTACAGTGCCTGGGGTGGCCTGCAACTCGCATGGCAACATACTATGATGCAGTTGCACCCTTCTCCATTTAATACCTGTGATTTCTTCGTAAACTTCCCTTCATGGTTGGCGTTAAACCAATGGCTTCCTTCTGTATTCGAAGCTACAGGTGATTGTTCAGTAAGACAGTGGCAATTCCTGACATTAGAGATGCCACAATGGCTAGTCGGTATTTTTGCTGCTTACCTAGTGGTTGCTGCATTAGTATTAATCAGCCAATTTTTTAGCCGTAAATAA
- a CDS encoding Hcp family type VI secretion system effector yields the protein MANMIYVTIKGESQGLISQGCSTLDSIGNRYQHGHENQIMVLQFNHGLTVAQNVNYQPVNFIKLLDKSSPLLMIAAANHERLELTFDIYRTSQIGSQELFYSILLTGAKICDLNVNCPHVINDNNGQPEEVISVQYVNITCRHHMAGTSGYCIWDEMVY from the coding sequence ATGGCAAATATGATTTATGTGACGATAAAAGGTGAATCTCAGGGGCTTATTTCTCAAGGATGTTCGACTTTGGATTCCATTGGTAATCGGTATCAGCATGGACATGAAAATCAAATTATGGTGTTGCAATTCAATCATGGTCTGACAGTTGCTCAGAATGTTAATTATCAGCCGGTAAACTTCATTAAACTATTAGATAAATCTTCCCCATTGTTAATGATAGCGGCAGCTAATCATGAAAGACTGGAGTTGACATTTGATATTTATCGGACTTCTCAAATAGGTTCACAGGAACTTTTTTATTCCATCTTGCTCACCGGGGCAAAAATTTGTGATTTAAATGTTAATTGTCCGCATGTTATTAATGATAATAACGGCCAGCCGGAGGAAGTTATTTCAGTTCAGTATGTTAATATTACTTGTCGGCATCATATGGCGGGAACATCAGGATATTGCATTTGGGATGAGATGGTTTATTGA